Below is a genomic region from Sporolituus thermophilus DSM 23256.
ACTGACATGCCGAAGTTCCCTCAAAGGAACACGGAGGAACCATTAATGGGGTGAATCCGCGTATGCGGTAGGGGTTTCCCTTATCCCGAACCCGGCAGCTAACTTCGTAGGCAGAGAAAGGGAGTGATTGATAATGAAAAAAATACGCACAGTGATAGCATCAATGGTTGCTGCTATTATTTTCGGTCTTATCGGCCTTGCGCCGGTAAGTGCTGCAGCCCTCGGGGAACGAGTGCTGCAAGTTGGTGCCATAGGCGACGACGTCCGTGAATTACAGATTAAATTAAATGGACTAGGCTTTAATGCCGGAACTGTAGACGGTATTTTTGGTCCCAAAACGCAAAATGCGGTCAAGATGTTTGAAAAAGCAAATAATCTCGAGAGCGATGGCATTGCCGATCAAGATCTGTTAACTATTATTCAAAAAAAGGCGCCCAAAGTATTCCGCGATGCTCCGGTGCGTTATAAACAGATCCTGGATATTGTTGCGACCGCTTATGCTCCAGGTCCCCATGATAACGGCAAATGGGGAAATCTTACTCATATCGGTACCCAGGTTCGGCCAGGCATTATTGCCGTTGACCCGAAAGTTATTCCACTTGGCACGCGTGTTTATATCGAGTTTCCTGACGGTCATGGCATGTATGCCGTAGCCGAGGATACAGGCGGCGCGATCAAGGGCAACCGTATTGATATTGCTATGTGGACGGTTGCCGAAGCGTATAATTTCGGCATCCAAAAAGTTAAAGTTTATATCTTAGACTAAAAAACACCCGGGGGATCCCGGGTGTTTTTTATGACGGGAGAGAGCTTTATATCGCATTGTTTACCAGAAAAAATTGGGATATAATAATCAGAAGGATGTGGTTAGGGAGTGATGATATGGATACTTTAAATAGAGATACCGACCTCAATTATGGGCGGTCAAAAAAATATCACATTATTACTTACGGTTGTCAAATGAATGAAAATGATTCGGAGCGGCTGGCCGGCCAATTGCGCGGTCTTGGTTACAGCAGTGCCGATGAAA
It encodes:
- a CDS encoding 3D domain-containing protein — encoded protein: MKKIRTVIASMVAAIIFGLIGLAPVSAAALGERVLQVGAIGDDVRELQIKLNGLGFNAGTVDGIFGPKTQNAVKMFEKANNLESDGIADQDLLTIIQKKAPKVFRDAPVRYKQILDIVATAYAPGPHDNGKWGNLTHIGTQVRPGIIAVDPKVIPLGTRVYIEFPDGHGMYAVAEDTGGAIKGNRIDIAMWTVAEAYNFGIQKVKVYILD